CCACAGCGGAACACAACTCCAATCGTGGTATGGTATGGCCATGACTAGGTGCTACTTTGGCTTTTCCTAGGAGAAATCCAATATCGGATGAACCTTCATTCATAGTCTTGATGTATGCCACAGCAGCAATGGCATCTTTGGAGGCATCACAGAACACATGTACTTGGACGCCGGATGCTTGAACTAATGAGAATCTACCGTACATCCTCGGGATTTTAATGTCTTTTAAATAATGCAGTGATTCCAGCCAATTCTCCCATTGCTCTCGAAGTGATTCAGGCAGTGGATCATCCCAATTAGTTGAACTAGAAGGCTGCATCATCTCACGTAGTAGAACTTTTCCTCTGAGTGTAACAGGCGAGACAAAGCCTAGAGGGTCAAATAGACTATTTATCATTGAAAGCACCCCTCTACGGGTGTAAGGTTTCATCACCTTGGATACTTGAAAGTTGATCTCGTCAGATTCAATGTCCCATACCACACCAAGAGTCCTCTGTGTTGGCAAAACATCGGATCCCAGGTCCATGCTCTTTAGGTCTTTAGCAAGGTCATTCTGGTCGAATTGTTTGAGAGCTGACTTCGAGTTAGATGCAATCTTATGAAGTGCCCTTTGAGTTCTTTTCATGAGGCTCACAGCTTGATCTTCAGACTCGCAGCTTACAAGTCCGTCATCAACATAGAAATTGTGGAAGACAAAATCCTGGACGTCTGAGTCGGCATCAATAACAGATCGGTGTAAGCCATATGTGGCTACTGTAGGTGATGGGGAGTTTCCAAAGACGTGGACCCTCATCCTGAATTCGTCTAGGGGCTTTTCAAAGTCGTTTTCTGGATGCCACAGGAAACGTAAATAATTACGGTCAGGCTCGTCAACTCTGAAGTTGTGGAACATTTGCTCAACATCTGCAGTTATAGCAACGGTGTTCTGACGAAAGCGAAGGAGGATACCCTGCAGACTATTTGAGAGGTACGGTCCTTTCATAAGTACGTTGTTCAATGACACTCCACCATATCGGGCTGATGAATCGAACACAACTCGAATGGAACTCGGCTTCTTGGGGTGGTATACCCCAAACATTGGGAGGTACCAACACTCTTGGCCTAGAGGCATCGGTGGTGCCTTCTCTGCATGCTCGTGTGTGAAGATTTTCTCCATAAACTCAAGGACGTGTTGCCTTTTCAATTGATCACGTTGAAGACTAAGATCAAATGCTTTTGCACGTTTCAGAGCTTCTGCCTTATTGTTAGGTAGAACCGGTCTTGATTGACGAAACGGAAGCGGAGCTGACCAGTGCCCGTCATCTTCCTTCTTAAAGCCGTTTTCCATTAACTGAAGGAATGCTTTATCTTCGATAGAGAGTCCTGATTTCTCATCATGTTCTGTCTTCACAAATGTATTGTCAGTAATTTGAAATTTACTGTCACACGGTTTGAACAGAGAGGGTCTCCCATTCTGTAGCACAAATGTCTTGTTTACGTTTATCACATTGGTGTGGTGTAGATTTGTCATACACACTTGCCCAATAATGACCCATCCGAGTGGAAGTCTCTGACCAATTGGAAGGTCTCCCTCACCGAGCCTCTGGTCCAAGACATGATGAGCGGTGACTACATCTCTGCCGATGAGAAGTTCGATTTCAACGTCTTCCATTACGGTAGGTATGAATTGAGCAATCTCTTGAAGATGAGAATACTGGCGTGCGATGGCGGGAAATGGAATCTCATCTCTGTTCTTTGGTATGTCATTGCACTCGATGATGCTAGGTAAATCCAACTTGCATGTGGAATCCAATGACTCAATGACATAACTGTGACTCTTCCTTCCCGAAGCAGTGAATCTTCCTGCACAAGAAGAAAGTACATATTGGTGTTCCATACTTCCAGGTGAAAAGAAGTCAAAGAATGGAGTTGTCGCTAATGAATGACTACTCTGATCGTCTACGAGAGCGTACACAATGCGTGACTTGTCTGGAATTTCTTTAAGGTACACTCTCACTGGTATGATCTTTGCACAAGATCTACTGGTGCCACTTGGTCTGCCGCAGATCTGGGTACAGGCGCTTTTCACTGTCTTTCCTGCTAAATGCTCCCCTACATTGGGGTTTGCATCCACATGAAGCGCGCTGGGGTGGGATGCTTCTCTACAGATATCACACTGCACATTTACTCTGCAGTTGGCTGCTCTGTGTCTCTTGGGTCCACAGCATTTGAAACAAATGCCGTTTGTGAGGATGAATTTCTTGCGTTCCTCAAGTGGTTTCTTGCGGAATGCTGAACACTGATTTAACAAATGGCTGGTTCCATGTAATGGACACAGTAGTGCGCCTTCTGAGCCTGTTGCTCCTGTAGTAGTTTCCGTTTTCTTGATGACCACGGTAGGCAGTTTCCTTGATGAACTGCGGTCACTTGAGCTTGTGTTCACCTTCTCAGAACGGTCAAACTGAAAGCTTGGGTCATTGCGTGTTCATGCTGTGTCATGTATGAATTTGACAAATACGGAAAATGAAGGAAAAGTGCTCCCGTTTTGACGTTTGAATCTACTGGCTTCCGTGACCCACTTGTCTTGCAAGTTCCATGGCAACTTTGAGGCAATAGGGTTGATTCCTGTAGAGGAGTCAAAATAGCCAAAAAGGATAGAGTACTGTGGTTGTTCCTTCACAGCGGCTATTTCGCTTACTAAATCAGCCAGGTCAAACTAGCGTTTGTTATCGTTGTCAGCAATCCTCGGGAATGATGAAATACGCTCTTTCAGACTCCTTTCGACCATCTCTGGTGACCCGAATCGCTCTTCAAGTCTTTCCCAGATCTTCTTCACAGCCAGGGTCGGGTTGTCGGCATTGCACACACGAATGCTATTTGCTTGTTTGGAAGATGCAGGGCCGAGCCATCTGACAATCAAGTCGAGCTCTTCAGTTGCAGTAGTGCCTAGCTCTCTCATTATCCCTTTGAAGTTCAACTTCCAAGATACATAGAGCATTGGATTGTCATCATACTTAGTTAGTATTGACATAAGTAGGTCCTTTTTTACCAAGAACTTGGTAAACTCCGCCATTTGGTCTGGCACACTGGGTGGTGATAAGGCAGGTTCTTGGCGTGCTGCggaatttatatttacattatttgagTTCTGTGGGTTCACAGGGTGATTGTTATTCACATTATTTGAGTTCTGAGGGTTCACATAGGATGGAATAATCCCATGATCTTCATGTAGCGATGGACGATTTGGGGTAAATGGCACTGCATCTGGTCTTAACACCGTATATCTGGGACATGGATTGTCCAGGTCATCATGTGAGGGATTGACGATGTATTGATTGTCAGTATATTGATTTGGAAGAGTTCTTATGTACTCTTCAGTGCGCGAGCGACTTGTCCGAGAACTCCTTGAGTCTTCCTTATTGGGTGTGTAAACATCCCGCATGACTTCTATCTTCTTTTCATTCATCTCGACTTCACACGCAGCTTTCGATAGCTTCAGTCGTGCATCTAACACTGCTTTCTCCTTCAGAATCATCACTTCTTCGGCGATGTATTTCAACTTCACACGAGATGCATTAAGCTTTGCTTCAGCCCGTTGAAGATAGGAGCTAGACCTCCGGGATGTCCCACTTGAACTAAAACTGTCCTCTCCGAGAGATGGAAGGTTGTGACTTGAATATTTTGAGGGGGCTCTCTTGGGGCTTCCTTTTCTACTCGGAACTCGAGATGACCTTGGGTTGTTTGCGTGTGTCGTGGAACTTCCACTCGGTTGCACCAAAGATTTCAAGTCTGTTTCTTGAGTGAGCTCATCTAATCTGAAGAGTGCTGCTCCGACTTTTGCTGTCACTGAGTCCATTATCAACCGTTGGGCTGCCATTTCATTAATACTTTCATTGGTACGCATTGATTGCAAGTATGCAACGAAATCTTCCGAACACTTACGGTATGCTTCATAGCAAGACTTTAAAAGATTCTCATAAGTGTCTGCATTTGGTCCGCTGATAGATCCTAAGTCGAGCAGCTTAATGTCATCTATGCATCCATCAATCTCACGTTTGATTTCACGAATCTTAAACAGGTGTCTGTTAACTGTTGACTCATATAGTTCTTGTCCATATGTTGACAAAGGCCGCACACGAGTCATCTCTCTCTTCGATTCTGTCTCCAGTTTCAGGCTCATCTTGACCGACGATGAAAGCCAGATATTTGCACTGTGCAGTTATAAGACTGAACAATCTGTCTTGTTCTTTAGTTTATTGTTGCCTCCTCGTGAGAGGGTGAAAATActgaaaaaacaacaacaaataacATAAGTACATACTCGCATCAACATTATTATACAGATGACAAATGTAATGAGcagttaaaaatacatgtagcagatCCACATTTTACACTATGCCAAAATTAGAAAAACCATGAATATGGAAGTTTTACACTGTAAAATCATTAGTTGCACATTTGTCAAGCACACTTTAACTGATAAAAGCTTTTCATAGAAACTTGTACTGTCTAAATGATAAATCTggcaaatataacaaaattatagaTGACCAAGCCATGTTTTACACTATCCTATACACACTTGCAACACGAGGTTTTTAAAGATAAGGTATCTATGCAAGAAATATGATGCAAAATACGTAAAAGAACGTTTACGCACGGCATCTGTAGTATTGTTAACAAAATGCATATAAACTAAACTTACTCTTTGGCTCACAAAGGCTTGGAGGACAAAAATAATAACGTAAACATTTTCGGCGGCATTGTAGCACTACCTTCtataaaacaaaaccaataaCGGAGGGTAAACAAAGTAGAAAAATTCCGGAATAACAATTCCGCCACAGGTAGGCATGTCCgggccagggcaaaacaaaagattgacagttattaatctgtcaatctcattaaaatttcaagatatataCTGatcagtatatttgtattcgctgtaaatattgctgcaaaataatgcgtaattggaattaacgattgccgatctgtcccggcttttttttttgccccggcccgggtttgtttacccattttaccaagactcgtattccataattctaaaacgaggttctttgtttaaagcagccatgacactatatgataaacgggtcgatctgacaataatgaatttgtttgttgtgcaacagttcgtgtacgaagggaatctttgaaacatgcaaaatacattggtgccgattttgtgaagtaaattgaggctaaatagttcaatgcgttgacagttttcacatatgacggtggtgtgagcttgttgtgattttcgtttcgttttcatttatgctttgcgttaacctgggaactgtcgtttgtatttcctgatttttacgcatcaattcaaacagacacttcggtaaatcaaacatttaactgtttacctgcgcaaattaagcaacatctgatgtattaagaaagaaataaagtacaaaTTCAATcaggctatcggtaattcggtatcatcttttgcgtaatggtagaataatgcattatgttttgttgagatgctcggcattttctcgagtttattcagtttaaatagagtttaatatcgctgacggaaatatgtaggtatatacatgtatttgattcattttgaaaaataaattgtgttctttatttgttatagtgcatgtttcttgtgtttaattctttacaatttctatatacttgccatatttgagtgttaagctgcgaattataagcaatatacagagatttgctcacaatactatgtttgtacacagatcagaggcctttcatttttttccattttaaatgctgaataggtaATACAAAGTTAAAAATCCTCAGCTGAATGTAAATGACTCAAAACTAGTTaaattttgagctcatcttgcttataattctacgtttgacgctgaaattttaattgattattggaaattctatatgaattagagtatgttaaatacttgtacaaaaaaaaataaagaatgctatgctgtatataactactctcagggccccctctttatacaatgaataatgtgaaatgtgagtaaata
The window above is part of the Magallana gigas chromosome 10, xbMagGiga1.1, whole genome shotgun sequence genome. Proteins encoded here:
- the LOC136272259 gene encoding uncharacterized protein, giving the protein MELARQFDRSEKVNTSSSDRSSSRKLPTVVIKKTETTTGATGSEGALLCPLHGTSHLLNQCSAFRKKPLEERKKFILTNGICFKCCGPKRHRAANCRVNVQCDICREASHPSALHVDANPNVGEHLAGKTVKSACTQICGRPSGTSRSCAKIIPVRVYLKEIPDKSRIVYALVDDQSSHSLATTPFFDFFSPGSMEHQYVLSSCAGRFTASGRKSHSYVIESLDSTCKLDLPSIIECNDIPKNRDEIPFPAIARQYSHLQEIAQFIPTVMEDVEIELLIGRDVVTAHHVLDQRLGEGDLPIGQRLPLGWVIIGQVCMTNLHHTNVINVNKTFVLQNGRPSLFKPCDSKFQITDNTFVKTEHDEKSGLSIEDKAFLQLMENGFKKEDDGHWSAPLPFRQSRPVLPNNKAEALKRAKAFDLSLQRDQLKRQHVLEFMEKIFTHEHAEKAPPMPLGQECWYLPMFGVYHPKKPSSIRVVFDSSARYGGVSLNNVLMKGPYLSNSLQGILLRFRQNTVAITADVEQMFHNFRVDEPDRNYLRFLWHPENDFEKPLDEFRMRVHVFGNSPSPTVATYGLHRSVIDADSDVQDFVFHNFYVDDGLVSCESEDQAVSLMKRTQRALHKIASNSKSALKQFDQNDLAKDLKSMDLGSDVLPTQRTLGVVWDIESDEINFQVSKVMKPYTRRGVLSMINSLFDPLGFVSPVTLRGKVLLREMMQPSSSTNWDDPLPESLREQWENWLESLHYLKDIKIPRMYGRFSLVQASGVQVHVFCDASKDAIAAVAYIKTMNEGSSDIGFLLGKAKVAPSHGHTIPRLELCSAVVAVEFAEVAKEQLNLIEKDFHFYSDSRVVLGYISAETRRFHVYVANRVSRIRAFCGPEQWNHVPTDENPADIATRKFTTSDLSTSIWLRGPDFLHTIKLDDSNEYYPLIDAESDQELKKEVVTVKTIVNYVLGAKRFSRFSTWKSLVRALVTLKTLVRRTKTSAVPKDPTLYESVEKLIVKEAQSEMYHEEIQAIRNGREPPKNSPLLPLNPILDSDGLLRVGGRIHRRQTQSEDNHSVHPIIVPKGHHIAVLLIRHYHSVIHHQGRQMTEGAIRSAGYWVINCKRMVSSEIHHCVTCKRLRGKFGWVQMADFPEDRLKEAPPFSYVGLDVFGPWSVVTRRTRGGSANSKRWGVLFTCLVSRAIHVELVEEVSSASFINCLRRFIALRGPVQQIRSDRGTNFIGAVKELSLDAEFVESGPVKDYLTMNKVLWIFNPPHASHFGGVWERMIGSVRRILDALLLENKSFDLTHEVLSTLMAEVCTIVNSRPLVPVSSDPEAPAVLSPTLILTQKQPDVTFSVPEFGTKDALRSHWKLVQRLADQFWSRWRAEYLNVLQKRAKWHSGGQEVNKGDVVLMREEDTHRYQWPLGVVDEVFYSKDSKKVVLQCRRKCLRYYFCPPILCEPKSKFSLYAFC